A single Triticum dicoccoides isolate Atlit2015 ecotype Zavitan chromosome 2A, WEW_v2.0, whole genome shotgun sequence DNA region contains:
- the LOC119357185 gene encoding uncharacterized protein LOC119357185 — protein sequence MALILSTTVQLALHLQPTAAAEVISSRGGRGQRQSAEAISRGNQQSRAGGSGISRSTWLSRRRGRSALPCLPDSSRGTRGERRPGLAAAAGVAAGGEEPASRAQAGPGTRAGLRGGGARRGGRLRGAASAGRQGSSPPCRRPTFAAAEQPQVGDGAGGRPLFLRRLPAVATTAAWSKEEEA from the exons ATGGCCCTGATCCTATCCACAACAG TGCAATTGGCACTGCACCTGCAGCCAACAGCAGCAGCAGAGGTAATCAGCAGTCGAGGTGGTCGAGGGCAGAGGCAATCAGCAGAAGCAATCAGCAGAGGTAATCAGCAGTCGAGGGCAGGCGGCAGTGGCATCAGCAGGTCTACGTGGTTGTCTCGCCGCCGGGGAAGATCCGCCTTGCCCTGCCTGCCGGATTCTTCAAGAGGCACAAGAGGGGAGCGGCGACCGGGGTTGGCAGCGGCGGCTGGGGTTGCCGCGGGGGGTGAGGAACCGGCGAGTAGGGCACAAGCAGGGCCAGGGACGCGAGCAGGGCTGCGAGGAGGAGGCGCCCGTCGAGGTGGTCGCCTTCGAGGAGCAGCCTCAGCTGGGCGGCAGGGCAGCTCGCCTCCGTGCAGGCGGCCCACGTTCGCAGCGGCGGAGCAACCGCAGGTGGGCGACGGCGCAGGTGGTCGCCCGCTCTTTCTACGGCGGCTGCCGGCGGTGGCTACGACGGCCGCTTGGTCGAAGGAGGAAGAAGCATAG